Proteins from one Pseudobdellovibrionaceae bacterium genomic window:
- the panB gene encoding 3-methyl-2-oxobutanoate hydroxymethyltransferase, translated as MRVPEFRDKKGQEKLTMITCYEAWAAQIVEQTSVDSILVGDSLQMVMFGDDSTLNATVSLMARHTQAVAKFAPSKLIIGDLPFLSYRLDRKTNVLSAGKLMRAGAHAVKLEGARGNLELVQHLVDSGIPVMGHLGLTPQSVNQLGGYKVQGRRSEEGERILKDALDLEKAGAFSVVLECVPKQLAADITRQLKIPTIGIGAGDETDGQVLVWHDLLGFQTSFKPKFVRRYLNGAELVKDAVEKYSQDVKQGEFPTAKEWFE; from the coding sequence ATGAGAGTCCCCGAGTTCCGCGATAAAAAAGGCCAAGAAAAATTGACGATGATCACCTGCTACGAGGCCTGGGCCGCGCAAATCGTCGAGCAGACTTCGGTGGATTCGATTCTCGTCGGCGATAGCCTGCAGATGGTGATGTTCGGTGACGACTCCACGCTGAATGCCACGGTTTCGTTGATGGCCCGTCACACCCAAGCCGTCGCGAAGTTCGCGCCCTCGAAACTGATCATCGGCGATCTGCCGTTCTTGTCGTACCGTTTGGATCGCAAAACGAATGTGCTGTCTGCCGGAAAGCTCATGCGCGCGGGCGCCCACGCGGTGAAGCTCGAAGGCGCGCGCGGCAATCTGGAACTCGTACAGCACTTGGTCGACTCGGGCATTCCCGTCATGGGTCACTTGGGACTGACGCCCCAATCGGTCAACCAACTCGGCGGCTACAAAGTGCAAGGTCGCCGCAGCGAAGAGGGCGAACGCATCTTGAAAGACGCGCTCGATCTGGAAAAGGCCGGCGCGTTCAGCGTCGTTCTCGAATGCGTCCCCAAACAACTCGCGGCGGACATCACCCGCCAGTTGAAAATCCCCACGATCGGCATCGGCGCAGGTGACGAGACCGACGGCCAAGTCCTCGTCTGGCACGATCTGCTCGGTTTCCAGACGAGCTTCAAACCGAAGTTCGTGCGCCGCTACCTAAACGGCGCCGAACTCGTGAAAGACGCCGTCGAAAAATACTCGCAAGACGTGAAACAAGGCGAATTCCCCACCGCGAAAGAGTGGTTCGAATAA
- a CDS encoding DUF2520 domain-containing protein — translation MKIKILWIGRGRLARHLIPDWQRTLTASHDILTWDRSQPESELLRLLPTAQIIALAISDRALETFHAQYRNHAPRARWIHFSGALELEGMTGYHPLMTFGPELYTEATYRRINYVTSSTETRWPTELPLPNALFAIHPEQKALYHALCVLSGNFTTLLWAKAQSEFAKLGLPAEILRPYADVTIDNVFNDPTRARTGPLVRGDVETMNKNLEALGGDPFAGIYRAFQKAVEAP, via the coding sequence ATGAAAATCAAGATCCTTTGGATCGGTCGCGGCCGTCTGGCCCGCCACCTGATCCCCGATTGGCAGCGGACATTGACCGCCAGCCACGACATTCTGACTTGGGACCGGTCACAGCCGGAATCCGAGCTCCTTCGTCTTCTGCCCACGGCGCAGATCATCGCCCTCGCCATCTCGGATCGCGCCCTCGAAACTTTTCACGCGCAATATCGAAACCACGCCCCCCGCGCGCGCTGGATTCATTTTTCGGGCGCGCTCGAGCTGGAGGGAATGACCGGCTACCATCCGCTGATGACCTTCGGTCCCGAACTTTATACCGAAGCCACTTACCGCCGCATCAACTACGTCACCTCCAGTACGGAAACGCGCTGGCCGACGGAGCTGCCGCTGCCGAACGCGCTCTTCGCGATCCACCCCGAACAGAAGGCGCTCTACCATGCGCTCTGCGTGCTGTCGGGAAATTTCACGACCCTTCTGTGGGCGAAAGCCCAAAGTGAATTCGCGAAGCTCGGGCTACCCGCGGAAATTCTGCGTCCCTATGCGGACGTCACTATCGATAACGTCTTCAACGATCCCACGCGCGCGCGCACCGGCCCCTTGGTTCGCGGCGATGTCGAGACCATGAACAAGAATCTCGAAGCGCTCGGAGGCGACCCCTTCGCGGGCATCTACCGCGCGTTTCAAAAAGCCGTGGAGGCGCCATGA
- a CDS encoding HAD-IG family 5'-nucleotidase, with translation MNAHVFVNRTLNLKRIKFLGLDMDHTLIRYKTQEFEGLSHTIMKDKLIKKGYPEAVRQLPFDYNLTIRGLVIDKANGNILKLNRHSAIRASFHGVKPIDFKTQQKMYKSTYIDLSDSSYLAVDTAFSLSLCTLFAQLVDMKDSETYANVLPEYARIADDVLFALDEAHRDGSLKDTVKSDLDRFIIKDPDVVAGLEKFKTHGKKIFIVTNSDYHYTKLLLDYAINPYLKAHESWLDLFEIVVTLAQKPRYFYDNLKYLKVNPADGSMVNHNDKLGPGVYQGGSANAFTGDFDLQGDEILYIGDHIYGDILRLKKDCGWRTAMVIDELDHELEANQKASPINTEIETLMHTKEPFEDELTQIMTQKTEAKIKPDEAQTEALQTKIAEVDAQISGLIRQQQGLFNGYWGPLMRSGNEESYFAYQVDRYACVYMPKLSDLLALSPRTYFRAPRRPLAHEI, from the coding sequence ATGAACGCTCACGTTTTCGTGAACCGCACGCTGAATCTGAAACGCATTAAATTCCTCGGCCTCGACATGGATCACACGTTGATCCGTTACAAAACCCAAGAGTTCGAAGGCCTCTCGCATACGATCATGAAGGATAAGCTCATCAAGAAGGGTTATCCCGAGGCCGTGCGCCAACTTCCCTTCGACTACAACCTGACCATCCGCGGTCTCGTCATCGATAAGGCCAACGGCAACATCCTGAAGCTGAATCGCCACTCGGCGATCCGCGCGAGCTTCCACGGCGTGAAGCCCATCGACTTCAAGACCCAGCAGAAAATGTACAAGTCGACCTACATCGATTTGTCGGATTCGTCTTATCTGGCCGTCGACACCGCCTTCTCGCTCAGCCTGTGTACGCTGTTCGCGCAGCTCGTGGACATGAAGGACTCGGAAACTTACGCGAACGTGCTTCCCGAGTACGCCCGCATCGCGGACGACGTCCTTTTCGCCCTCGATGAGGCGCACCGGGACGGCTCGCTGAAAGACACCGTGAAGTCGGATCTGGATCGCTTCATCATCAAGGATCCCGACGTCGTCGCGGGCCTCGAGAAGTTCAAAACCCACGGGAAGAAAATCTTCATCGTGACGAACTCGGACTATCACTACACGAAACTTCTGCTCGACTACGCGATCAATCCGTATCTGAAGGCCCACGAGAGCTGGTTGGATCTGTTCGAGATCGTCGTCACGCTCGCGCAAAAGCCACGCTACTTCTACGACAACCTCAAATACCTGAAGGTCAATCCCGCCGACGGCTCCATGGTGAACCACAACGATAAGCTGGGGCCGGGCGTTTACCAGGGCGGAAGCGCGAACGCCTTCACCGGCGACTTCGACCTGCAAGGGGACGAGATCCTTTACATCGGCGATCACATCTACGGCGACATCCTGCGCCTGAAGAAGGACTGCGGCTGGCGGACGGCCATGGTCATCGATGAGCTGGACCATGAGCTAGAAGCGAACCAGAAGGCATCGCCCATCAACACCGAAATCGAAACGCTCATGCACACCAAAGAGCCCTTCGAGGACGAGTTGACCCAGATCATGACCCAAAAGACCGAGGCCAAGATCAAGCCCGACGAAGCGCAGACCGAAGCTTTACAGACCAAAATCGCCGAAGTCGATGCGCAGATCAGCGGGCTGATCCGTCAGCAGCAAGGTCTGTTCAACGGCTATTGGGGCCCCTTGATGCGTTCGGGGAACGAGGAAAGCTACTTCGCTTACCAAGTGGACCGCTACGCCTGCGTGTACATGCCGAAACTCTCGGACCTGCTCGCGCTGTCGCCCCGGACTTACTTCCGGGCCCCGCGCCGACCCCTCGCGCACGAGATTTAG
- a CDS encoding rhodanese-like domain-containing protein, which yields MSNFHRFESAEENPFVPGVIDIQPTELWDKKSGVRMIDVRQPEEYTGELGHVPGTELMPLGDVPDQLSKIPKSDVIVFVCRSGGRSAQATAYAQSQGFEHVFNMKGGMLLWNDLKLPTQP from the coding sequence ATGTCCAATTTCCATCGCTTTGAGAGTGCTGAAGAAAACCCCTTTGTCCCCGGGGTTATCGACATTCAGCCGACTGAACTCTGGGATAAAAAATCGGGCGTCCGCATGATCGACGTTCGCCAGCCCGAAGAATACACGGGCGAGCTGGGCCATGTGCCCGGCACGGAGCTGATGCCCCTGGGCGACGTTCCCGATCAACTTTCAAAAATTCCTAAATCCGACGTGATCGTTTTCGTCTGCCGTTCCGGCGGACGTTCGGCGCAAGCCACCGCCTACGCGCAATCGCAAGGCTTCGAACACGTCTTCAACATGAAGGGCGGCATGCTCTTGTGGAACGACCTCAAGCTGCCGACCCAACCTTAA
- a CDS encoding AAA family ATPase, giving the protein MSSKKQRPPAELSREQAQALEILQSGENVFLTGGAGSGKSFLIREFRSGLDPKSMPLLASTGAAAVLLDGRTFHSFFGLGILEGGVDATRNRCLNNPKLMTRLRAIDGFIIDEISMIPGQAFALAEELCREARSSNLVWGGLRAIVVGDFAQLPPVTRGTQRDWCFLSPVWDKSGFINVVLRENQRVLDADFIEVLNDIREGNLSERAKSFLDHHVREHDDWDKSPRLFSRRDHVEKFNQGELAQLPGEDLVFDSIYFGSDRGVEQLKKSGPVPGRLVLREGAQVLFIQNDPNKRWVNGSRGTVVGVETDDTGLERIAIEKENFRHVTVDRVQFSLLDGDGQHVASVVQYPLILGYATTIHKSQGATMDEMWVNLSNLWEPGQAYVALSRLRTGQGLRLLGWHPRSFLVDPQVIHFYNSLE; this is encoded by the coding sequence ATGTCGTCGAAGAAACAACGGCCGCCGGCGGAATTGTCCCGCGAACAGGCTCAGGCCCTCGAAATTCTGCAGTCGGGTGAGAACGTCTTCCTGACGGGTGGGGCGGGCTCGGGAAAATCCTTTTTGATTCGCGAGTTTCGCTCGGGACTCGATCCGAAATCCATGCCGCTTTTGGCCTCGACCGGTGCTGCCGCCGTGCTGCTGGATGGGCGGACGTTTCACAGTTTCTTTGGACTCGGGATCCTGGAGGGGGGAGTCGACGCCACCCGCAATCGCTGTCTGAATAACCCAAAACTCATGACCCGTTTGCGGGCCATTGACGGATTCATCATCGATGAGATTTCGATGATTCCCGGGCAGGCGTTCGCTTTGGCGGAAGAGCTTTGTCGCGAGGCCCGGTCCTCGAATCTGGTTTGGGGCGGGCTGCGCGCCATCGTGGTCGGCGATTTCGCGCAATTGCCGCCGGTCACGCGCGGGACTCAACGCGACTGGTGTTTTCTTTCGCCCGTCTGGGACAAAAGCGGCTTCATCAATGTCGTCTTGCGCGAAAACCAGCGCGTGTTGGATGCGGACTTCATCGAAGTTTTGAACGACATCCGCGAGGGGAATCTCTCCGAGCGCGCGAAATCCTTCTTAGATCATCATGTGCGTGAACACGACGATTGGGATAAAAGCCCGCGTCTGTTCTCGCGCCGTGATCACGTCGAAAAATTCAATCAAGGCGAGCTCGCGCAGCTTCCGGGCGAGGATCTGGTTTTCGATTCGATCTATTTCGGCAGCGACCGCGGCGTGGAGCAGCTCAAAAAAAGCGGCCCGGTGCCGGGGCGTTTGGTTTTGCGCGAGGGCGCGCAGGTGCTGTTCATTCAAAATGATCCGAACAAACGTTGGGTGAACGGCAGCCGCGGCACGGTCGTCGGCGTCGAGACGGACGACACGGGCCTGGAGCGCATCGCGATCGAGAAAGAAAATTTCCGCCACGTGACCGTGGACCGGGTGCAATTTTCACTTCTTGACGGGGACGGCCAACACGTCGCCTCGGTCGTGCAATATCCGCTGATCCTGGGCTACGCGACGACGATTCATAAAAGCCAGGGCGCCACCATGGACGAAATGTGGGTGAATTTATCGAATCTTTGGGAGCCGGGCCAAGCTTACGTCGCCCTGAGCCGCCTACGGACGGGTCAGGGACTGCGTCTTTTGGGCTGGCATCCGCGGTCCTTTCTCGTTGACCCGCAGGTCATTCATTTCTACAACTCGCTAGAGTAA
- the hppD gene encoding 4-hydroxyphenylpyruvate dioxygenase: MEVSVSASAFETRENPVGLDGVEFIEYAGTDPKFFETLFTKYGFEKIAKHPTKQIELYRQGNINYIVNTEPGTFAAEFAKAHGPSVVSTGFRVKSAIEAFRTATTRGAQGYLGADHLRGATPYPAIYGIGDSLVYFMDKDNTKDLYENVFGLKNGGPAVVGKGFLDVDHFTNNVPKGEMDKWSDFYTGVFGFYEIKYFDIKGKSTGLLSKAMGSPCGKFAVPINEPSDGKSQIQEYLDEYNGSGIQHIAMTTNDVIGTLEQLRAANLEFLAAPPDTYYRQLSARLPMVVEDLERLKKNAILVDGDQHGYLLQIFSKNIIGPVFFEVIQRRGHDGFGNGNFQALFDAIEADQRERGYL, from the coding sequence TTGGAGGTTTCCGTGTCTGCTTCCGCTTTTGAAACCCGTGAAAATCCGGTTGGTTTGGACGGCGTCGAGTTCATCGAATATGCCGGCACCGATCCGAAATTCTTCGAAACTCTTTTCACTAAATACGGCTTCGAAAAGATCGCGAAGCACCCGACGAAACAGATCGAGCTGTATCGTCAAGGGAACATCAACTACATCGTGAACACCGAGCCCGGAACTTTCGCGGCGGAATTCGCGAAAGCGCATGGACCTTCGGTCGTGTCCACCGGCTTCCGCGTGAAGAGCGCGATCGAGGCGTTCCGCACCGCCACCACGCGCGGCGCTCAAGGTTATCTCGGCGCGGACCATCTGCGCGGCGCGACTCCCTATCCCGCGATCTACGGGATCGGCGACTCGCTCGTTTACTTCATGGACAAGGACAACACGAAGGACCTTTACGAAAACGTCTTCGGACTGAAGAACGGCGGTCCCGCGGTTGTCGGTAAGGGCTTCCTCGATGTCGACCACTTCACGAACAACGTCCCCAAGGGCGAAATGGACAAGTGGAGCGACTTTTACACCGGCGTTTTCGGTTTCTACGAAATCAAATACTTCGACATCAAGGGCAAGTCGACCGGTCTGCTGTCCAAGGCGATGGGCTCGCCCTGCGGAAAGTTCGCGGTGCCGATCAACGAACCCTCGGACGGCAAATCGCAAATCCAAGAGTATCTCGACGAATACAACGGTTCGGGCATCCAGCACATCGCGATGACCACGAACGACGTCATCGGCACGCTCGAACAGCTCCGTGCCGCGAACCTCGAGTTCCTCGCGGCGCCGCCCGACACCTACTACCGCCAGCTGTCGGCGCGTCTGCCGATGGTCGTCGAAGATCTGGAGCGTTTGAAAAAGAACGCGATCCTCGTCGATGGTGATCAGCACGGCTATCTGCTCCAGATCTTCTCGAAAAACATCATCGGCCCGGTTTTCTTCGAAGTGATTCAACGTCGTGGCCACGATGGATTCGGTAACGGAAACTTCCAGGCCCTGTTCGACGCGATCGAGGCGGATCAGCGCGAACGCGGCTACCTCTGA
- a CDS encoding homogentisate 1,2-dioxygenase, with translation MHQYQQGRSTKQGHKAIPEGHYEEEQGRGGFFGPVSHLIKPAPSTRWTNIEGPLRPHLFDPVRMEKMWGHWQRMLFNSDVVIYNYWDKATAHPLQGAFRNADGDTLYFCHVGSGTVLTEYGILPFTKGSYISIPKCITHTFHFKEDSNFLVIESRTGPYREPDRGMVGKNAVYDLGALGKPELEPMHEFNKAHGVNVTQVVVKRWDQMTRFTYEANIYDTIGWKGDFFPFTLHISDLMPLLSARVHLPPSAHTTFVSRGFVICTFLPRPLEEDADALKVPFYHQNIDYDEVLFYHDGNFFSRDNLHAGMMTLHPAGFAHGPHPKAVDAVKTKTHTDEVAVMIDSWQTLNVDPEFSKVEINEYWQSWMKK, from the coding sequence GTGCATCAGTACCAGCAAGGACGCTCGACCAAGCAAGGGCATAAGGCCATTCCCGAAGGCCACTACGAGGAAGAGCAAGGGCGCGGCGGTTTCTTCGGACCCGTCTCGCACTTGATCAAACCCGCGCCTTCGACCCGGTGGACGAATATCGAAGGCCCGTTGCGGCCCCATCTGTTCGATCCCGTCCGCATGGAAAAGATGTGGGGCCATTGGCAACGCATGCTCTTCAATTCGGACGTCGTCATTTACAACTACTGGGACAAGGCGACCGCGCATCCGCTGCAAGGCGCTTTCCGCAACGCCGACGGCGATACGCTTTACTTCTGTCACGTCGGCTCGGGCACGGTGCTGACCGAATACGGGATTTTGCCTTTCACGAAGGGCAGCTACATCTCGATCCCGAAGTGCATCACGCACACATTCCACTTCAAAGAGGACTCGAACTTCCTGGTCATCGAGTCGCGCACGGGTCCCTACCGTGAACCCGATCGCGGCATGGTCGGTAAAAACGCGGTCTACGATCTGGGCGCCCTCGGCAAACCCGAGCTGGAACCGATGCACGAGTTCAACAAAGCGCACGGCGTGAACGTCACCCAAGTGGTGGTGAAACGCTGGGATCAGATGACCCGCTTCACCTACGAGGCGAACATCTACGACACCATTGGTTGGAAGGGCGACTTCTTCCCCTTCACCCTTCACATTTCGGATCTGATGCCCTTGCTGAGCGCGCGCGTGCACTTGCCGCCGTCGGCGCATACGACCTTCGTGTCACGGGGCTTTGTCATCTGCACGTTCCTGCCCCGTCCTTTGGAAGAGGATGCGGATGCGCTCAAGGTTCCGTTCTATCACCAGAATATCGATTACGATGAAGTCCTCTTCTATCACGACGGGAACTTCTTCAGCCGCGACAACTTGCACGCGGGCATGATGACTCTTCACCCGGCGGGCTTCGCTCACGGTCCCCACCCCAAAGCGGTGGACGCCGTGAAAACGAAGACCCACACCGACGAAGTCGCCGTCATGATCGACAGCTGGCAAACGTTGAACGTCGACCCCGAATTCTCGAAGGTCGAGATCAACGAGTACTGGCAATCCTGGATGAAGAAGTGA
- the ribD gene encoding bifunctional diaminohydroxyphosphoribosylaminopyrimidine deaminase/5-amino-6-(5-phosphoribosylamino)uracil reductase RibD, with the protein MNDIQQLFLGGVVAEPKMGDKLSPYEAMRLAIAEAWRGAGHVSPNPQVGCVILSANDQFLAKGYHHGVGGPHAEIEALADLFDVEAFKRDDKGWRIEGPAVKEGAVDARQELKGAKIYVTLEPCAHEGRTPSCAKTLAKLPVQELVYGLEDPNPLVAGKGIQVLKDAKIRCREFREVSPERDLRVELREVCEVFLKNYSEKRPFVALKVATSLDAVFGLRSGESQWITNERSREFGHFFRGFYDAMLVGRGTIEKDNPALNIRHPHFKGVRKKIVVVDSKGKLLEQPDLKIFRAHAPENLIWAVNENFRGHVPDDIRLIRIPSDSRGLDLYELHQQIWNQGIRSLYIEGGGKTLSAHLRAGSADRLLMFQAPIILGGQNGRVWTENFGVERLADQIRLSATHRLDLEGDQLITGRLIYDIDR; encoded by the coding sequence ATGAACGATATCCAGCAGCTCTTTCTTGGTGGTGTTGTTGCCGAGCCCAAGATGGGTGACAAACTTTCGCCTTACGAGGCCATGCGGCTCGCGATTGCCGAGGCTTGGCGTGGGGCGGGTCACGTCAGTCCCAATCCGCAGGTGGGCTGCGTGATCTTAAGCGCGAACGATCAGTTCCTGGCGAAGGGATATCACCATGGCGTCGGCGGACCCCACGCCGAAATCGAGGCCCTCGCCGATCTGTTCGATGTGGAGGCCTTCAAACGTGACGACAAAGGTTGGCGCATCGAAGGCCCCGCCGTGAAAGAGGGCGCGGTCGATGCCCGGCAAGAGCTGAAGGGCGCGAAGATCTACGTGACGCTTGAGCCTTGCGCACACGAGGGGCGGACCCCGAGCTGCGCGAAGACCCTCGCGAAACTTCCGGTTCAAGAGCTTGTTTACGGATTGGAAGATCCGAATCCGCTCGTGGCCGGTAAAGGGATTCAGGTCTTGAAAGACGCGAAGATCCGTTGCCGCGAATTTCGCGAGGTCAGTCCCGAGCGCGATCTGCGCGTCGAGCTGCGCGAGGTCTGCGAAGTCTTCCTGAAAAACTACTCCGAAAAACGTCCTTTCGTGGCCTTGAAGGTCGCGACTTCGCTGGACGCGGTTTTCGGTCTGCGTTCCGGTGAAAGTCAGTGGATCACCAACGAGCGCTCCCGCGAGTTCGGTCACTTCTTTCGCGGCTTCTACGACGCCATGCTGGTGGGGCGTGGGACGATCGAAAAGGACAACCCCGCGCTGAACATCCGTCATCCGCATTTCAAGGGCGTGCGGAAGAAAATCGTCGTTGTCGATTCGAAGGGGAAACTCCTCGAACAGCCTGATCTGAAAATCTTCCGTGCGCATGCTCCCGAAAATCTGATCTGGGCCGTGAACGAAAATTTCCGCGGTCATGTTCCCGACGACATTCGTTTGATCCGGATTCCCTCGGATAGCCGGGGGCTCGACCTTTACGAGCTTCACCAGCAGATCTGGAATCAGGGGATACGCTCGCTCTACATCGAGGGCGGTGGCAAAACGCTGTCGGCACATCTGCGCGCGGGCAGCGCCGACCGACTTCTGATGTTCCAGGCGCCGATCATCCTGGGTGGGCAAAACGGCCGCGTGTGGACCGAAAACTTCGGGGTCGAACGCCTGGCCGATCAGATCCGTTTGTCGGCCACCCACCGGCTGGACCTGGAGGGCGACCAGCTCATCACGGGCCGCCTGATCTACGATATCGACCGCTGA
- a CDS encoding RNA methyltransferase produces MSGSRLRVILVKSLYDSNVGATSRAMANMGVEELVLIAPQCEIGEAAQKAAATGQEALRHRRTYASWEDYNQAEPMGLRLAFTARDGRGRDVRDFQETLTSLTADKEYPYIDLVFGPENWGLATEDMDQCHYGVSIPTYGPNPSLNLAQASLLALFIAQNVLKATTGPRRGVLALEDQPGHLPEAVVRSWVETLGFNVEDRSVNVLSVIRRLFLHSVPTRKEVASLQVVLQQSIRKMKEYHSMRELLGLAKDGQSGRPLADLTDLKTPRSTDLNHPQS; encoded by the coding sequence ATGAGCGGATCCCGTTTGCGCGTTATTTTGGTGAAGAGTTTGTACGACTCCAATGTCGGGGCAACCTCGCGGGCCATGGCAAATATGGGGGTTGAGGAGCTGGTGCTGATCGCTCCGCAATGCGAGATCGGCGAGGCCGCGCAGAAAGCCGCCGCCACCGGACAAGAGGCGCTTCGCCACCGCCGCACCTATGCCTCGTGGGAAGACTATAACCAAGCCGAGCCCATGGGGCTGCGCCTGGCCTTTACCGCACGCGACGGTCGCGGTCGCGATGTCCGCGATTTTCAAGAGACCCTCACGAGTCTGACCGCCGACAAAGAATATCCCTACATCGATTTGGTTTTTGGACCCGAGAACTGGGGCCTTGCGACCGAGGACATGGATCAATGCCATTACGGAGTTTCGATCCCGACCTACGGGCCGAATCCGAGTTTGAATCTCGCGCAAGCGAGTTTACTCGCGCTCTTCATCGCGCAGAATGTGTTGAAAGCGACGACCGGTCCGCGCCGGGGCGTCCTCGCGCTCGAGGACCAACCGGGGCATCTTCCGGAAGCCGTCGTGCGGAGTTGGGTCGAAACGTTGGGCTTCAACGTCGAAGACCGCAGCGTGAACGTGCTATCGGTCATCCGTCGCCTGTTCCTGCACTCGGTGCCCACCCGCAAAGAGGTCGCCTCTCTGCAGGTCGTGCTTCAGCAAAGCATCCGCAAGATGAAAGAGTATCACTCCATGCGAGAACTCTTGGGGCTTGCGAAGGACGGCCAGAGCGGCCGTCCCTTGGCGGATCTAACGGATCTAAAAACTCCGCGGTCAACGGATCTAAATCATCCGCAGTCCTAG
- a CDS encoding aromatic amino acid hydroxylase: MKALPQHLRKYIVEQDYGKYTPVDHAVWRFILRQLRAYLGQHAHEVYLQGLKETGIDVERIPQIETISEHLEKFGWRALPVSGFIPPAAFMELQSLGVLPIASDMRSLEHLEYTPAPDIVHEAAGHAPILVHPEFAEYLRQYAQVARKAILNRQDIKQYEAIRDLSDMKENPASTPAQIEAATARLNDVNANMGEISEAGELSRMNWWTAEYGLIGEVARPKIFGAGLLSSVGESRWCLGPNVKRLPLTVDCIKQTYDITEPQPQLFVAEDFQHLSRVLEEMAENMAFRLGGRRGFEKAVKAASVNTIELNSGLQISGQWTEAQWDDADKSANPRRALFVKAVGPSQISFADSELKNQGPAQHPEGFSTPLGAFARFPGRCPSTLADAELAEAGLRAGHRARLELASGFVVEGQLTKIIRDGDTLLLLSWSDCRVTHAGKTYFEPAWGTFDQAVGLEIVSVYGGPADTAHYGERDDFVATRVPPRTPSETEKLKYAHYQQMRDLREGDLQGMALATKLEPLVTIHARTFPNDWLLKLEGLELIQTRASEGTESLQNAWKADLEKFAAENPALAQSIRDGLAMAAVL, from the coding sequence TTGAAAGCCCTTCCCCAGCACCTGCGCAAATACATCGTCGAGCAAGATTACGGAAAGTATACGCCCGTCGATCACGCCGTCTGGCGCTTCATCTTGCGCCAGCTCCGCGCCTACTTGGGTCAGCACGCGCACGAAGTCTATCTGCAAGGGCTGAAGGAGACCGGCATCGACGTCGAGCGCATTCCGCAGATCGAAACGATCTCGGAGCATTTGGAAAAGTTCGGTTGGCGCGCGCTCCCCGTCAGCGGCTTCATCCCCCCGGCGGCCTTCATGGAGTTGCAGAGTCTGGGCGTTTTGCCGATCGCCTCCGATATGCGCTCCTTAGAGCATCTGGAGTACACGCCCGCCCCCGACATCGTGCACGAGGCCGCGGGCCACGCCCCGATTCTGGTGCATCCCGAATTCGCCGAGTATCTGCGCCAGTACGCGCAGGTCGCTCGCAAAGCGATCTTGAATCGCCAGGACATCAAACAGTATGAAGCCATCCGCGATCTTTCCGACATGAAGGAAAATCCGGCTTCCACTCCCGCGCAGATCGAGGCCGCGACCGCGCGCCTGAACGACGTGAACGCCAATATGGGGGAAATCTCCGAGGCGGGCGAGCTGTCGCGCATGAACTGGTGGACCGCCGAATACGGTTTGATCGGCGAAGTCGCGCGCCCGAAAATTTTCGGTGCGGGACTCCTGTCCTCGGTCGGCGAATCGCGCTGGTGTTTGGGGCCGAACGTGAAGCGCCTGCCGCTGACCGTGGACTGCATCAAACAAACCTACGACATCACCGAGCCGCAGCCCCAGCTCTTCGTCGCCGAAGACTTTCAACACCTGAGCCGCGTCCTTGAGGAGATGGCCGAAAACATGGCCTTCCGCTTGGGCGGACGTCGCGGCTTCGAAAAAGCCGTCAAAGCGGCGAGCGTGAACACGATCGAGCTCAACTCGGGTTTGCAGATTTCGGGTCAATGGACCGAAGCTCAATGGGATGATGCCGACAAGAGCGCGAACCCCCGCCGCGCGCTCTTCGTAAAGGCCGTCGGGCCTTCGCAGATCTCGTTCGCGGATTCCGAATTGAAAAATCAGGGACCCGCGCAGCATCCGGAAGGTTTCTCGACCCCGCTCGGCGCCTTCGCGCGATTCCCGGGACGTTGCCCTTCCACATTGGCCGATGCCGAACTCGCGGAGGCGGGCTTGCGCGCCGGCCACCGCGCCCGTCTGGAGCTCGCGTCGGGCTTCGTGGTCGAAGGACAGCTCACCAAGATCATCCGCGATGGCGATACGCTTTTGCTGCTGAGCTGGAGCGATTGCCGCGTCACCCATGCCGGCAAAACCTACTTCGAACCCGCCTGGGGGACTTTCGATCAGGCCGTAGGCCTTGAGATCGTTTCGGTTTACGGCGGTCCCGCGGACACCGCGCACTACGGCGAACGCGACGATTTCGTCGCGACCCGCGTGCCCCCGCGCACTCCCAGCGAAACCGAAAAACTGAAATACGCCCACTACCAACAGATGCGCGACCTTCGCGAAGGCGACTTACAAGGCATGGCTTTGGCGACGAAGCTCGAACCCTTGGTCACCATTCACGCGCGCACCTTCCCGAACGATTGGCTTTTGAAACTCGAGGGCCTCGAGCTCATCCAAACCCGCGCGTCGGAAGGCACCGAAAGCCTACAAAACGCCTGGAAGGCCGATCTCGAAAAGTTCGCCGCCGAAAACCCGGCCCTCGCCCAAAGCATCCGCGACGGCCTGGCCATGGCCGCCGTCCTGTAA